A region from the Brachyspira pilosicoli genome encodes:
- a CDS encoding putative motility protein — translation MDVSAYNSYSTAALKQDVSLSMIRKSTDMQAQAIDKIMSSAIQPQAISEPMRPGVGERLNVYA, via the coding sequence ATGGACGTTTCTGCCTACAATTCTTATTCTACAGCTGCATTAAAACAAGATGTTTCTTTGAGCATGATAAGAAAATCTACAGATATGCAAGCTCAAGCTATAGACAAAATCATGTCTAGTGCAATTCAGCCTCAAGCTATATCAGAGCCTATGAGACCTGGTGTTGGTGAAAGATTGAATGTATATGCATAA
- the obgE gene encoding GTPase ObgE translates to MEQFIDVVNFEIEAGHGGAGCVSFRREAHVPMGGPDGGNGGEGGDVIVRVDARINSFGKIKSRKRFRARDGEPGRARLSDGKKGDDVVIRVPIGTVIYDDDTNNILADLLEDGQSFTVARGGKGGKGNKFYATATNQAPDYAQHGLDGEKLNIRLEVKLIADIGLVGMPNAGKSSLLARLTRANPKIASYPFTTLTPNLGVCYLDYERSFVIADIPGIIEGASEGAGLGLTFLRHIERTGALCFVIDLTDEDVVDTYKKLRNELKQYSKELIKKKSIIVLNKTDMLEEDEIKEKVKAIEKIIKKEYKNNKETHYEEPEIFALSVFSLDGELLDKVTNAFYKANEERYDNTKKETKEPLLLNQNKSKLKTKRVFGPVVSKRLGNSLGIDVIPHKTCSYNCIYCQLGSEENTKTNLANYYSVDEIIYELKEALLNNKNIDYITFAGSGEPTLYKDLKKLIYEIKQITDIPVCIITNGSLLYKQEMRSNLLMADLIIPSLDAGNIDTFRLIDQPNKEIDFDKMVNGLIEFRRVFEGEYWLEVFLLKGINDSEEELDDIIKIVNKIKPDKVQLVTATRRTANEKAKALSDEEMENTKKYFEANCSIEIDVPSVSDKAKGNTKKITEEDIVNFLMRQPDTVHMIAISFNEDEKRVSELLKKLVESGKVREEIVNGVLSYAVNI, encoded by the coding sequence ATGGAACAATTTATAGATGTAGTAAATTTTGAAATAGAGGCAGGGCATGGAGGAGCAGGATGTGTAAGCTTCAGACGTGAGGCACATGTCCCCATGGGAGGGCCTGACGGCGGAAACGGAGGAGAAGGCGGAGATGTTATAGTAAGAGTTGATGCGAGGATAAACAGTTTTGGAAAGATAAAAAGCAGAAAAAGATTTAGGGCAAGAGACGGAGAGCCAGGAAGAGCAAGACTTAGCGATGGAAAAAAGGGCGATGATGTTGTTATAAGAGTTCCTATAGGCACAGTTATTTATGATGATGATACAAATAATATATTAGCTGATTTACTTGAAGATGGACAAAGCTTTACTGTTGCAAGAGGCGGTAAAGGAGGCAAAGGCAATAAGTTTTATGCTACTGCTACCAATCAAGCACCAGACTATGCTCAGCATGGTTTAGACGGTGAAAAGCTTAATATAAGATTAGAAGTTAAACTTATAGCCGATATTGGTCTTGTTGGCATGCCCAATGCTGGCAAATCAAGCTTACTTGCAAGACTCACTCGTGCTAATCCAAAAATAGCATCATATCCTTTTACGACACTTACTCCGAATTTGGGTGTATGTTATTTAGACTATGAGAGAAGTTTCGTTATAGCTGATATTCCAGGTATCATAGAAGGAGCTAGTGAAGGGGCAGGGCTTGGACTTACTTTTTTAAGACATATTGAAAGAACTGGAGCTTTATGCTTTGTTATAGATTTAACCGATGAAGATGTTGTTGATACTTATAAAAAACTTAGAAATGAATTAAAACAGTATAGTAAAGAATTGATAAAGAAAAAGTCTATAATAGTATTAAATAAAACTGATATGCTTGAAGAAGATGAAATAAAAGAAAAAGTAAAAGCTATAGAAAAGATTATAAAAAAAGAATATAAAAACAATAAAGAGACTCATTATGAAGAGCCAGAAATATTCGCTTTGTCAGTATTTAGTTTAGATGGAGAACTTCTTGATAAAGTAACAAATGCATTCTATAAGGCAAATGAAGAAAGATACGACAATACCAAAAAAGAAACTAAAGAGCCTTTGCTTCTTAATCAAAATAAATCAAAATTAAAAACAAAAAGAGTATTCGGACCAGTGGTTTCAAAAAGACTTGGTAATTCTTTAGGGATAGATGTTATACCTCATAAAACCTGCTCTTATAATTGTATATATTGTCAGTTAGGTTCTGAGGAAAATACAAAGACTAATCTTGCTAATTATTATTCTGTTGATGAAATAATATACGAATTAAAAGAGGCTTTGCTTAATAATAAAAACATTGACTATATAACATTTGCTGGTTCTGGAGAGCCTACACTATATAAAGATTTAAAAAAGTTAATTTATGAAATCAAACAGATAACTGATATTCCTGTATGCATTATAACAAATGGTTCACTTTTATATAAACAAGAAATGCGTTCTAATTTGCTTATGGCTGATTTAATTATACCTTCTCTTGATGCTGGTAATATTGACACTTTTAGGTTAATAGACCAGCCTAATAAGGAAATTGATTTTGATAAAATGGTTAATGGGCTTATAGAGTTTAGAAGAGTTTTTGAGGGGGAGTATTGGCTTGAGGTATTTTTACTTAAAGGAATTAATGACAGTGAAGAAGAGCTTGATGATATAATAAAAATAGTAAACAAAATAAAACCTGATAAAGTTCAGCTTGTTACAGCTACAAGAAGAACGGCTAATGAAAAAGCTAAGGCATTAAGCGATGAAGAGATGGAGAATACTAAAAAATATTTTGAAGCAAATTGCAGTATTGAAATAGATGTTCCTAGTGTGTCAGATAAGGCAAAAGGAAACACTAAAAAAATTACTGAAGAAGATATAGTGAATTTTTTAATGAGGCAGCCTGATACTGTTCATATGATAGCTATTAGTTTTAATGAAGATGAAAAAAGGGTAAGCGAATTACTAAAAAAGTTAGTTGAAAGCGGAAAGGTGAGAGAGGAAATAGTTAATGGAGTACTCTCTTATGCGGTAAATATTTAA
- a CDS encoding rhodanese-like domain-containing protein codes for MNNTLSLIILLIAIFIIITFVKKIIFIIISKGKYKNIKLDEAIELYKNNKNVGLIDVRSYQEVQYSGYIKNSINIALDDSDFNNKMSKLDKDREYIVYCASGSRSSMACMRMYKLGFTKIYNLTYSGYLALNNALKK; via the coding sequence ATGAACAATACATTATCATTAATTATATTATTAATAGCTATTTTTATAATAATAACTTTTGTAAAGAAAATAATATTTATCATCATAAGCAAAGGTAAATATAAAAACATAAAACTTGACGAAGCTATAGAGTTGTATAAAAATAATAAAAATGTTGGACTAATAGATGTGAGAAGCTATCAGGAAGTACAATATAGCGGATACATAAAAAATAGTATAAACATAGCTTTAGATGACAGCGATTTTAATAATAAAATGTCTAAATTAGATAAAGATAGAGAATATATAGTTTACTGTGCAAGCGGTTCAAGGTCTTCTATGGCTTGCATGCGTATGTATAAATTGGGTTTTACAAAAATATATAATCTCACATATTCAGGATATTTAGCTCTAAATAATGCTTTAAAAAAATAG